Sequence from the bacterium genome:
CTTAAAAAGGCTTATGATGAAAATTTAAGGGATTATAAATCAACCATTCCACAGGTGTTCTGGTTTAACGGAGTGGTCATCCTTTCCAATGGCAGTCAAAGCCGGGTGGGAACACTCTCTGCAGAATGGGAGTATTTCAGCGAGTGGAAAAAGATTAATTCCGAGGGTGAGCAAGGCATTGTCTCATTAGAAACAGTTATCAGGGCAGTATGCGACAAAAAGAGGTTATTGGACATATTGGAGAACTATACTCTATTTCGAGAGGAGCAAAATGGACTTGTCAAGATTGTTGCAAAGAATCATCAATATCTTGGTGTTGAGAACATCTTAAGAGCATTCCATAAGATAAAAGAAAATGAAGGACGGCTCGGCGTCTTCTGGCATACTCAAGGTTCAGGAAAAACAGAATCAATGATTTTCTTTTCACAGAAGATTTTAAGAAAAATACCGGGCAACTGGACATTTGTAGTTGTAACCGATAGAAAAGAACTGGATGAGCAGACATATAAACGGTTCGTGCGTTCAGGGGTTATTCAGGGAAAACAGGAATGGGCTCAAAACACTGAGGATTTAAGACGATTGCTAAAAGAAGACCATCGTTATGTATTTACAACCATTCAAAAATTCAGGACAGAAAAAGGAGCAAAGCATCCTGTTATTTCTAACCGTTCAGATATTGTTGTTATAACTGATGAGGCACACAGAACCCAGTATGATATATTTGCTATGAATATGCGCAATGCTTTGCCGAACGCAGGGTTCATTGCCTTTACCGGCACACCACTTATTGTTGGTGAAGAGAAAACAAAAGAGGTTTTTGGTGATTATGTCAGTATTTACAATTTTAAACAGGCAACCGATGATAAAGCAACCGTGCCGCTTTATTATGAGAACAGGAAGCCCAAAGTTCAGTTGGTAAACTTAAGTTTGAATGAAGATATTCAGCGTATTTTAGAAGACGCAGAACTTGATGAGGCACAGGAACAAAAGTTTGAGAGAGAGTTCTCTAAAGAATACCAACTCATTACCCGTGAAGACCGTCTGGAAGAAATTGCCCAGGATATTGTTTTGCATTTTATGAACAGGGGTTTTATGGGTAAGGCAATGGTAGTTTCCATTGACAAGGCTACCGCGGTAAAGATGTACGATAAGGTGAAGAAATATTGGAATAGATACGCTGATAAATTACAAAAAGATTATAAGCATGCGACAGATGTTGTCAAAGAAGAAATCGGCAATAAACTGATTGATATGCATCAAACCGATATGGCAGTTGTGGTTTCGCAATCCCAGAATGAGGTTGAGGATTTAAAGGCAAAGGGAGTGGATATCACACCACATCGCATTAGAATGAACAAGGAAGCCCTTGATGAGAAGTTTAAAGACCCGGATGACTCATTAAGGATTGTTTTTGTCTGTGCAATGTGGATGACCGGGTTTGATGTGCCTTCCTGTTCTACAATCTATCTTGATAAGCCAATGAAAAATCATACCCTTATGCAGACCATTGCAAGAGTAAACAGGGTATTTGGCGAGAATAAAGTTGTAGGACTAATCGTTGATTATATCGGCGTGCTTCATAATTTGAATCAGGCACTGGCTATTTATGCTGCTCCTGTTGAAGAAGGTAGCGTTGATACACCAATCATTGAAAAATCCGAATTGATAGAACAACTCCGTAAAGATATTCAGGAGATGATGGACTTGTTAGATGGATGGGAAATATCTTTGCCAAAAATAATGACCGCAAAAGAATTTAAACAAATTGCTTTAATGGATGATGCAATTGAGTGTATATTAGAGGATGAAGAACGGCAGTCTATGTTTAAAGAAAAGAATGCCATCATTCAAAAGATGTATAAAGCGATACTGCCAGATATATCTGCAAGTGAATTCCAGCCGGTTGTGAAGTTATTACAGGTTTTAGCGGATAAGTTGGGTTTAATATCTCCCACAGTTGATATTTCTGATGTGCTTAAGGAGGTTTCAGAATTACTGGATAAATCAGTACAGGTTAAAAAATGGCAGGGAGCAGGTAGAATTCTTGATTTAAGTAAAATTGATATTGAAAAATTGCAGAAAGAATTTAACAAAGGTCGTAGGCGAATACTGGCAGAGCAGTTAAGGAAAGCGATTGAGGTTAAACTATATGCCTTATGTATGCTGAATAAGACCCGGATGAATTATATGGAAAGATTCCAGCAATTAATTGATGAATACAATGCCGGGTCAATGAATGTGGAAGAGTATTACAGACGATTACTTGAATTCGTTAAAAGTTTGGATGAGGAAGAGAAGCGGGCGATGAAAGAATCTCTATCAGAAGAGGAACTTGCAATCTATGACTTGCTGGTGAATCCGCCGATTAAAATGACGCAGAAAGAGATTCTGGCAGTAAAAAAAGTAGCACAAGACCTTTTGGAGAAACTGAAATCAGAAAAACTTATCCTTGACTGGCGAAAGAAACAGCAAGCCAGGGCATCAGTTAAGTTATGCATTGAAGAAATACTTGAAAATCTACCACCAATATTCTCAACTGAAATCTATCATCAGAAGTGTGGTTTAATTTATCAGCATATCTATGAGTCATACTATGGAAGTGGTATGAGCATATATGCACATCAAATTTGAAGAAAATGCAAAGCCATATTTGGAATCGGCAAAAATAAAAGTAACTATTCAGCCACTGATTAACACGGATTAGCACGGATAAATACAGAAGGCAGAGGGCAGAAGGCAGAAGGCAACAGGAGGAAAAACCTTCAGCCTAATTACGGACACGGATTACGAATTTTCAGTGTTTCATCCGTGTCCATCTGTGGCTGAATAATACAAAAGGAAAAACAATGAAAATGAACCGTCCCAATAAAATCTTTTTAAAAGCAAAGAGAAATAACGGTTTTACCCTTATCGAGGTGATAGTGGCAATAACCATTTTTGCCGTGAGTGTCCTTGCCATTCTTAATTTATTCTCCACAACACTTAAATCAAATACACAGATTCGTCATTATACCATAGGACTTATCCTGGCTCAATCTAAAATGGCAGAGATTAAAAGTGGTTTAGAAATAGAATCAGCTGGAATTTTCGAGGAAGATGATATTGAGTATGAATGGTCAGTTCATACAAATCCAACAGAAATTAAAAACATAGAAGAAATCAGACTTCAGGTGACATGGAAAGGTCAAAAGGCGAAAAAAAATATCGAATTAGTTGGGTATCGAGTTATTGAATCAAGAAAAGACAGGGAAGAAAAATGAACTGGTAACTGTAATTCAGACAATAGACTGTAGACATTAGACCTCAGACTAAAGCGGGCAGAAATTGCAGAAGAATGAAGGCTTAAAAGAAGTGGAAGTGGATGTGAATGTGTTTTTCACTTTCACTTTCACTTACACTATAAGAGTCTATAGTCTTGTGTCTGATGTCCAGTGTCTGAATCACAGAACTGGTAACTAATTACCATTCACCAGTTACCATTTACTAAAGATAAGGAAGGGAAAAAGAGTGAAGAGACAATCAGGATTTACTCTAATCGAACTTTTAATTACTTTATTAATTATCAGTATTACTGTAGTTCTAATTGCCAGTTCTTTTAGTTTGAGTTTAAAATCCTGGTCTTCTGTCTCTGCAAAGGTAGAGGTCTATCAACGGGTCAGGGTCTGTCTGGATATGATGACTTCAAGAATCCGTAATGCGGTTATTTTCCCGTTAAATAAAAATTTAACCTTTAAAGGAGATAGATATTCCTTAAGTTTTATTACCACCTCATCAGATTTTGAAGGTTGGACAAAGGTAGATTTTGGAATAAAAAAGGAGGAAGAATTCTTATGGTTGGAAAAAGAAGAAGAATTGGCTAAAGGAGAAAAGATATTCATAGGTAAAGGTATAGAATCAATAGAATTTATGTATTATGACTCTCAAGATGGGCAGTGGAAAGAGAACTGGGATTCTTCTGAACATGGACGACTACCATTTGCGGTTAAAATTTTCATTACCTTTGCAATAAGCAATGATCAGGTAGAAAAGATTACTATTCCGGAGGTAGTAATTATGATTCCGGCGGCAATGGAATCTATCAAGGAGCCTGAAAGTAGGAAGTAGGGGAGTAGGAAAGTAGGAAAGGGGGAGACATTGCCCCCAGAAGAGGAATACCGTGCACATCCTTTATCCCTTTCCTACTTACCTACTACCTACTATTTTCATTGCTTTGTCCTCCGCAGGTTAATGTTCATTCCCCCAAATAACTGACGTATTACGAAGGGAGAGATGAGCCGGGATAAATGGGAACTTCGAGGTAGAAGAACCCTAATCCTTAAAGATAAGTTTCACAAAAAAACTGTTGACAGGAAAGAAGAGTTATGCTATGATAAGAATGTTTCCTGAAAGAGATTTCTAAAATTGACTAAAGAGGAGAGATGAATATGGCTACATATACCTTGCCTCGAGCAACATATGATTTATTAATAGAGGCATTAGGAGAAAAACAAAGAGCAGAGACTTTTGCTAAGGCAATGGAGTCAGTAATTGAGGCAATTGATAATCGGGCAAAAGAGGGAATAGTAGAAAAAAAGAGCCAGATAAAGACGGAATTAAGAGATGAATTAAGAAATGAACTGGTAACAAGAGAATTATTTGAAGAAAGATTTAAGGTTGTAGATGAAAGATTTAAGACTCTTGATAACAAAATGGAGGAAAGATTTAAGACCCTTGAAAATGAGATGAATGAAAGATTTAATGTTGTTGATGAAAGATTTAATGTTGTTGATGAAAAGTTCAAGAGCCTTAATTTTAGGCTTAATATCTTTATCGCCATTGCCCTTATTGCCCTAACCTTTGCTAATCCTACCTTTGTGAAATTAATAGAAAAGGTCTTTGGGATTTAAGAAAGAACACGAATTGGACGAATTAACGAATATCACGAATTTGGAACGCAGATGAACACAGATTTTCAAGATTTTAAATATAAAATTATTGGTAACTATTCACCACGAAGAGCACGAAGGGCAGGGAGATGTTACAGAACAAATCTCTTTATGCCTTCGTAACCGTTCAGGATATAGCCACAGAGTCACAGAGAACACAGAGGGAATATATAACCACGAATGAACACAAATACAAAGAGATTTGTAGTGCGAGGTTTTAGCCTCACTTCTGGCAAACCGGAAGGCAGACCTAAAGGTTCGCACTACATTTATGGGATGTCAGAGGTTAATTCGTGTGCATTTGTGGCTAATTTCTTTAATTCTCTGTGAACTCTGTGCCTCTGTGGCTGAACGCTTACGCTGAATCTATTTAACCAGTTACCAGTTCTGTAATAAATCTTCGCACCTCTTTATAATCATAGATATTATATCTGGCAAAGGAGGATGAAATCCCAACCGTGACAGAATATGCCTTTTGAGGAAGAACTTTAAACATATCCTCATCTGTGGCATCATCACCAATGGCTAAAATAAATTCATAATTCTTGTTCGAGATAAAATGCGTGGCTATTACCCCTTTATTTATACCAGCACTTTTAATCTCGATGACCTTCTCTCCTGATAAAATCTGGACATCGATATTTGCGGTTAAGGAGATTAAATCGTCGATTAACTCTTTGGCTCGAATAGAGGCAAGTTCAGGGTCTGATTTGCGGTAATGCCAGACTAATGAAAATTCCTTTTCTTCGATAAACGAGGCAGGTAACCTATCTACGGCTAATTTAAGCAAAGGGTAAAGTTTAGA
This genomic interval carries:
- a CDS encoding type I restriction endonuclease subunit R; this encodes MWPKNNDYSESALVERPAMDLFSQLGWSVQNCLHECDENGKSFLGRETKADVILVSKLKPALKRINPSLSETVIDEAIKSLTADRSLMGMVSANREVFDFLKNGILVSYLNNKNEQVSERVQIVDWINIENNDFFLTSQFWISGEMYTRRFDLLGFVNGIPLLFMELKASHRHLKKAYDENLRDYKSTIPQVFWFNGVVILSNGSQSRVGTLSAEWEYFSEWKKINSEGEQGIVSLETVIRAVCDKKRLLDILENYTLFREEQNGLVKIVAKNHQYLGVENILRAFHKIKENEGRLGVFWHTQGSGKTESMIFFSQKILRKIPGNWTFVVVTDRKELDEQTYKRFVRSGVIQGKQEWAQNTEDLRRLLKEDHRYVFTTIQKFRTEKGAKHPVISNRSDIVVITDEAHRTQYDIFAMNMRNALPNAGFIAFTGTPLIVGEEKTKEVFGDYVSIYNFKQATDDKATVPLYYENRKPKVQLVNLSLNEDIQRILEDAELDEAQEQKFEREFSKEYQLITREDRLEEIAQDIVLHFMNRGFMGKAMVVSIDKATAVKMYDKVKKYWNRYADKLQKDYKHATDVVKEEIGNKLIDMHQTDMAVVVSQSQNEVEDLKAKGVDITPHRIRMNKEALDEKFKDPDDSLRIVFVCAMWMTGFDVPSCSTIYLDKPMKNHTLMQTIARVNRVFGENKVVGLIVDYIGVLHNLNQALAIYAAPVEEGSVDTPIIEKSELIEQLRKDIQEMMDLLDGWEISLPKIMTAKEFKQIALMDDAIECILEDEERQSMFKEKNAIIQKMYKAILPDISASEFQPVVKLLQVLADKLGLISPTVDISDVLKEVSELLDKSVQVKKWQGAGRILDLSKIDIEKLQKEFNKGRRRILAEQLRKAIEVKLYALCMLNKTRMNYMERFQQLIDEYNAGSMNVEEYYRRLLEFVKSLDEEEKRAMKESLSEEELAIYDLLVNPPIKMTQKEILAVKKVAQDLLEKLKSEKLILDWRKKQQARASVKLCIEEILENLPPIFSTEIYHQKCGLIYQHIYESYYGSGMSIYAHQI
- a CDS encoding prepilin-type N-terminal cleavage/methylation domain-containing protein, with the protein product MKRQSGFTLIELLITLLIISITVVLIASSFSLSLKSWSSVSAKVEVYQRVRVCLDMMTSRIRNAVIFPLNKNLTFKGDRYSLSFITTSSDFEGWTKVDFGIKKEEEFLWLEKEEELAKGEKIFIGKGIESIEFMYYDSQDGQWKENWDSSEHGRLPFAVKIFITFAISNDQVEKITIPEVVIMIPAAMESIKEPESRK
- a CDS encoding prepilin-type N-terminal cleavage/methylation domain-containing protein gives rise to the protein MNRPNKIFLKAKRNNGFTLIEVIVAITIFAVSVLAILNLFSTTLKSNTQIRHYTIGLILAQSKMAEIKSGLEIESAGIFEEDDIEYEWSVHTNPTEIKNIEEIRLQVTWKGQKAKKNIELVGYRVIESRKDREEK